One window of Microbacterium sp. 1S1 genomic DNA carries:
- a CDS encoding primary-amine oxidase, whose product MMSAHSPQPVSLEPIAVPHPLDPLTGAEIAAARAVLDAAGLLTATTRVPMLLPDEATKEELAAWRPGSPIDRRVDVTLLDTATGTATEAIVSITRGEVVHQERVPNDAPPYGQPQYLFEEYERAEAIAKASPDWQAAMQRRGLEDHMALAFCSPLAPGYTGRADEVGRRVIRSLTFLRYDEQDSPWAHPVEGLIVHIDLTTNSVIRVEDEGDVPVPAGHGNYYPEVQGAARTTLKPIEITQPEGPSFAVSGSLVEWEGWSMRVGFNAREGLVLHDVSFQGRSVLHRASVPEMVVPYGDTAPGRFWISYFDAGEYLLGKNANHLELGCDCLGVIRYLDGYVADDHGHPVRIPNVICMHEEDFGILWKHTDLSGRSDVRRSRRFVVSYFSTIGNYDYGFYWNFGLDGSIEVVAKATGIVFAGAGEPGIRQKHATELAPGVFAPVHQHLFCARLDVAIDGQDNRLVEVDAQRVPMGPDNPFGNAFTWSETVLETEHAARREADSSAARVWEVQSASRTNHVGRPTAYHLVPEPTALLMADPASSVAARATFATKHLWATRYEHGQLWPAGRYPNAHQGGGGLPEYTEGDRRIDGEDIVLWHTFGLTHFPRPEDWPIMPVDYAGFWFKPYGFLDQNPAMDVPESSQAHGGATTTACCGGGASCACGH is encoded by the coding sequence ATGATGTCCGCGCACTCCCCCCAGCCCGTCTCCCTCGAGCCGATCGCCGTCCCGCACCCGCTCGACCCGCTCACCGGCGCCGAGATCGCGGCCGCCCGCGCGGTGCTCGACGCCGCGGGCCTGCTCACGGCGACCACCCGCGTGCCGATGCTGCTTCCCGACGAGGCGACGAAGGAGGAGCTCGCCGCCTGGCGCCCCGGCTCCCCCATCGATCGCCGCGTCGACGTGACGCTCCTCGACACCGCGACCGGCACCGCGACCGAGGCGATCGTCTCGATCACCCGCGGCGAGGTCGTGCACCAGGAGCGGGTCCCGAACGACGCCCCGCCGTACGGCCAGCCCCAGTACCTCTTCGAGGAGTACGAGCGGGCGGAGGCCATCGCCAAGGCGTCCCCCGACTGGCAGGCTGCCATGCAGCGTCGAGGACTGGAGGACCACATGGCCCTCGCCTTCTGCTCTCCCCTGGCGCCGGGGTACACCGGGCGAGCCGACGAGGTCGGTCGCCGTGTGATCCGCTCCCTCACCTTCCTCCGGTACGACGAGCAGGATTCGCCGTGGGCACACCCCGTCGAGGGGCTGATCGTGCACATCGACCTGACGACGAACAGCGTGATCCGCGTCGAGGACGAGGGCGACGTGCCGGTCCCCGCCGGGCACGGCAACTACTACCCGGAGGTGCAGGGCGCGGCGCGGACGACGCTGAAGCCCATCGAGATCACCCAGCCGGAGGGGCCGAGCTTCGCCGTGTCCGGATCGCTCGTCGAGTGGGAGGGCTGGTCGATGCGCGTGGGCTTCAACGCCCGCGAGGGCCTGGTGCTTCACGACGTGTCGTTCCAGGGGCGCTCCGTGCTGCACCGGGCGAGCGTGCCCGAGATGGTCGTGCCGTACGGCGACACCGCTCCCGGGCGCTTCTGGATCAGCTACTTCGACGCGGGCGAGTACCTCCTCGGCAAGAACGCCAACCACCTGGAGCTCGGCTGCGACTGTCTCGGCGTGATCCGGTATCTCGACGGCTACGTCGCCGACGACCACGGCCACCCGGTGCGCATCCCGAACGTGATCTGCATGCACGAGGAGGACTTCGGCATCCTCTGGAAGCACACCGACCTCTCCGGACGCTCCGACGTGCGGCGGTCGCGGCGCTTCGTGGTGTCGTACTTCTCCACGATCGGCAACTACGACTACGGCTTCTACTGGAACTTCGGCCTGGACGGCTCGATCGAGGTCGTCGCCAAGGCCACGGGCATCGTGTTCGCCGGCGCCGGGGAGCCCGGCATCCGCCAGAAGCATGCCACCGAGCTCGCCCCCGGCGTCTTCGCCCCGGTCCACCAGCATCTGTTCTGCGCCCGACTCGACGTCGCGATCGACGGCCAGGACAACCGTCTCGTGGAGGTCGACGCGCAGCGCGTGCCGATGGGGCCGGACAACCCGTTCGGCAACGCCTTCACCTGGTCGGAGACGGTGCTGGAGACCGAGCACGCCGCACGGCGCGAGGCCGACTCCTCCGCCGCCCGAGTGTGGGAGGTGCAGAGCGCCTCACGGACGAACCACGTCGGCCGCCCCACCGCCTACCACCTCGTGCCGGAGCCCACCGCCCTGCTGATGGCCGACCCGGCCTCCTCCGTCGCCGCGCGCGCCACCTTCGCCACCAAGCACCTCTGGGCGACGCGGTACGAACACGGCCAGCTCTGGCCCGCGGGACGCTACCCCAACGCGCACCAGGGGGGCGGCGGTCTCCCGGAGTACACCGAAGGCGACCGCCGGATAGACGGCGAGGACATCGTGCTGTGGCACACCTTCGGGCTCACCCACTTCCCGCGCCCGGAGGACTGGCCGATCATGCCTGTGGACTACGCCGGCTTCTGGTTCAAGCCCTACGGATTCCTCGACCAGAACCCGGCGATGGACGTGCCGGAGTCCTCCCAGGCGCACGGCGGCGCGACGACGACGGCCTGCTGCGGCGGCGGCGCCTCCTGCGCCTGCGGCCACTGA